ATTTACACTTGCATAATAAACAACACTAACGGTTCTGCCTCGAGGATCCCTGCCTACACGCCCGAAAGCTCCTAACTGTTTTAGACAAACATCTTTTATACTTGTCTCTTCTTCAAGTTCTCTTTTTGCTGCTTCTTCGAGTTCTTCGTTATATTCTACAAAACCTCCGGGGAATGCCCATTTGTTTTTGAAAGGTTCGTATTTTCTTTTGATAAATAATACTTTTAGGTCTTCACCGTCTTTGTAATCGGAAAAAAGTATTATATCTGTTGTTAAGGCTGGATTTTTATATTCTTTTGACATTATTAAAACCTCTTAAAGTTAACAGGAAAGAGGTTTCGCCCTTTCCTGTTTTACTTCTTTTTTATAGGTTGCCTCGCTATGCTTGCAATGATGATTTTGGCGATTTAGCAGTTCGAGTTATTTTTTTTAATCTGTTGTATCCGAAAATTCTTTTGCTGCGGCATATTCAATTATTGCGGCTTTTGCCATAGGATCTGTAAGATTTTCTTTAAGGGCATTTCCGAAAGCAAAATCACCAAGAGCAGAAGCTCTCATTGCAACGCTGGGTCTTTGTTTAAGAAAAGGCTTCATATCTTTTGAAACAGAGGCAAGTGTTTCCGGAGTAATTTTAATTCCCGAATTTTTATCCTCAAAACCTTTAAAC
The bacterium genome window above contains:
- a CDS encoding NUDIX hydrolase; translated protein: MSKEYKNPALTTDIILFSDYKDGEDLKVLFIKRKYEPFKNKWAFPGGFVEYNEELEEAAKRELEEETSIKDVCLKQLGAFGRVGRDPRGRTVSVVYYASVNSSELFIKAQDDAKDAQWFSVNKLPELAFDHAEIIAFALETLKSEIKKSFDNIQENL